A region from the Brassica napus cultivar Da-Ae chromosome C8, Da-Ae, whole genome shotgun sequence genome encodes:
- the LOC111208761 gene encoding glutathione S-transferase T2-like, producing MASKYPYSQSSSYIGLLNSQHETVNHENYPYGSFHSSVNLGASEIPPFSSQQPDVPDQPVVTPVERRERKKWTPAMDEVLISGWLNTSKDVVVGNYQNAQTFWERVEAYYKASPHGRAGGVMTEHLHCKQRWHKINDLTNKFCGAFATAERQMTSGQNDTDLLKLAHQIFYSDHNMKFNLEHAWCVLRHEQKWISLNTPKPPGTSKRKSGGESSQTSHTNVGDNEVRPIGIKAAKAKRSNGQGKSMAEYTTIWEMKKEDLAMKEKLSKLAILDTLLAKKEPLSEAEEVVKNKLLAAYF from the coding sequence ATGGCTTCAAAGTATCCATATTCGCAGTCTTCTAGTTATATAggacttcttaacagtcaacaCGAAACTGTTAACCATGAAAACTACCCTTATGGAAGTTTTCATTCTAGTGTGAACCTTGGAGCATCGGAAATCCCCCCTTTCAGTTCCCAACAACCTGACGTGCCAGATCAACCTGTAGTCACACCAGTGGAGCGTAGGGAGAGAAAGAAATGGACGCCTGCTATGGACGAGGTTCTGATAAGTGGCTGGCTGAACACATCTAAGGATGTTGTTGTTGGAAACTATCAAAATGCACAGACCTTCTGGGAACGTGTTGAGGCATATTACAAAGCAAGTCCTCACGGTAGAGCGGGTGGTGTGATGACAGAGCATCTCCattgtaagcagaggtggcacAAAATAAATGACTTGACGAACAAGTTCTGTGGTGCATTTGCAACAGCAGAGAGACAAATGACTTCTGGCCAGAACGACACTGATCTTCTCAAGTTGGCTCATCAAATATTCTACTCTGATCACAACATGAAGTTCAACCTTGAACATGCGTGGTGTGTGTTGAGGCATGAACAGAAATGGATTAGCCTTAACACTCCTAAACCCCCCGGCACTTCAAAGAGAAAATCTGGTGGGGAAAGTTCCCAAACTTCTCACACaaatgttggtgataatgaggtTCGACCAATAGGTATCAAGGCTGCTAAAGCAAAAAGGAGTAATGGTCAGGGGAAGTCTATGGCTGAGTATACGACCATTtgggagatgaagaaggaggatTTGGCGATGAAGGAGAAACTCTCAAAGCTGGCTATTCTAGACACTCTTCTAGCCAAAAAAGAACCACTTAGTGAGGCTGAAGAAGTGGTCAAAAATAAGCTTCTCGCTGCTTATTTCTGA
- the LOC106441668 gene encoding uncharacterized protein LOC106441668 isoform X2, which translates to MGLDYSYTQPSDSEEYGGNTADSGYSETEDLIRQDQAEIDTQQAPVQYPPQPEVEFGFPQTCYCGARPLLATSQSRNDPGRLYYTCANVADGDCHVWKWWDVAVMEEMRARDTHTLQLAEKVDYLAGMSDYRTELNKIKDLQYETEQKMVRVEKLVSELGNKKSTSTNGFGFEYFVGVIVIVLVLIGTWLMV; encoded by the coding sequence ATGGGACTTGATTACAGCTATACTCAGCCTTCTGATTCAGAGGAGTACGGTGGCAACACAGCTGACAGTGGGTACAGCGAAACAGAAGATCTAATTCGTCAGGACCAAGCTGAGATTGACACCCAGCAAGCGCCGGTTCAGTACCCTCCTCAACCCGAAGTTGAGTTCGGCTTCCCTCAAACATGCTATTGCGGTGCTCGTCCACTTCTAGCAACATCTCAAAGTAGAAACGATCCAGGTAGATTGTACTATACGTGTGCAAATGTTGCTGATGGAGATTGCCATGTCTGGAAATGGTGGGATGTGGCTGTaatggaggagatgagagccAGGGATACTCACACACTTCAGTTGGCTGAGAAGGTTGATTATCTTGCCGGTATGAGCGACTACCGGACAGAGCTTAACAAGATTAAGGATCTCCAATACGAGACTGAGCAGAAAATGGTAAGGGTAGAAAAGCTAGTGTCTGAGTTAGGTAATAAGAAATCAACGTCTACCAATGGCTTTGGctttgaatattttgtaggtgTAATCGTTATTGTGTTAGTTTTAATAGGTACGTGGCTCATGGTTTAG